The segment GCGGCCATCTAAATCCCCTGAACCGCGCGCATGGCTCGCTCGCGCCTGGCGGGCAGCATGTTGGCGACTTGCCCAACATCGTCGTGCAGGCGGGCGGCAGCGGGACGCTTACCGCCGATCTTGCGGGCACCCCCGATCAGGTGCGCGCATGGCTATTCGACAGTGACGGGACCGCCGTCGTGATCCACGCCGATCCCGACGACTATCGCACAGACCCGTCGGGCAACTCAGGCGGCCGCATCGCCTGCGGCGTCGTCACGCCGGGCTGATCGTATTCTCCCCCGCCGCCCCGGCACGCGCCAGCATGCCGGAAGCTGCGGCGGGAACGAGGCGGATTGCGACGATCAGGCATGCCAGGCCAACCGGCACTGCCCATAAGGTCGAGCGCACACCAAGCGAGATGTTCCCGCCGTTCGACGCCGAAACCCACCCTGCAAGGAACGGTCCCAAGGCCAGCCCGACAAGCGTAGTCGCCAGGAAGAACGTGGCCGTTGCCACTCCCCGCATGCGTGGGAGGACCAGCGACTGGCTGGTCGCCGCCGCTGCGCCCAATGCGCTCGCGGCGAAGAACTGAGACAACGCGGCGGTGACGTAAAATACGGTCTCGCTGGTCGTCGTGAACGTGATCCAGATCGCCGGGACCGGCGACAGCAGGCCGAACACGACCACGTACAGACGCCCTGCCGGATTGCGCACAAAGAGCCAATCGGCGATGCGCCCGCCTAGAACGACCCCGAGCAGCCCGGCAACCGCCGCGGGTGCGCCAACCAGCCAGCCCAGCTGGGTCTTCGGAATCGAGAAAGCGACCTCCCCATACGGCGCGGCGAAGAACGACGCCGCGTACGACACGAACGATACGGTACCGTAGCCGAGGATCGTAGCGAGGAATGCAGGCGACCCCCAGGTGAGACGATAGGTCGGCAAATCGCGCGCACGCTGCCCGCTCGCCCAGCTGAACACTGCGTAATAACCGACCCCTAGGAACAGCCACTGGTCGGAAACGGCGGGAATGATCTTGCCCGGTCCGGCGTAGACCCACCGCGTCAGCAGCACCGCCGCCACCGCAAAACCCGCAGCGGCGAGCAAGTTGAGGGCCAGCGCGGCCGGCCCGCGCCGCAACGCCCCGATCAAGGTGAATGGCGGGATGATCTGCACCAGTTCATCGAAGAACTCGCGAAACGGCGCGGGGTGTGGCGGAGTGGGGATGCCGTCGATCGCGCCGCGCGCGGGCTCTCGCAGCGTCAGCACCCACGCGGCCAGCAGCAAGCCGGGAAGACCAACGGCAATGAACGCGGCTTGCCAGCCGGCGAGGCCAAAGGGTCGGCTGCCCACGGGAAAGGCATCGTTCCAGCCTTCGACGATCAGGCCGCCGATGAGCAGTGACACCCCGCCCCCGATGTACAGGCCCGAAGAGTAGATCGCGAGCGCGGTGGCGCGCAGGCGAGCGGGAAACCAGTCGGAGATCAGCGAATAGGCCGATGGGCCGGCGGTCGCTTCACCGATGCCGACCCCGATCCGGGCCCCGGTCAGAACTCCCGCGTTTTTCGCAAACCCCGATACGGCGGTCATCAGCGACCAGAGGGCGAGGCCGATGCTCATCAACCGGACGCGGTGCCAGCTGTCGGCCAGCTTGCCGAGCGGGATACCGAACAGCGCGTAAAAGATCGCGAACGCCGTGCCGTAGAGGAAGCCCAGAAACGCGTCGTCGACCTTGAGGTCGACCTTGATGTCGTTGGCCAGGATCGAGAGGATCTGACGGTCGACGAAATTGAGCACGTAGATCAGCACCAGCACGCCGAGCGCGTACCAGCTGTAGGCCGGGACCGTGCTGTCGTCGGCCCCAACAGCGGCGGTTGCGTTCGGCTCGCTCAAGATGTCTCTCCCCCACACGGCCGGTTATTCGCCGGCATAATCGACCCTATCCATCAAACTCGCGTCCGCGAAGCCCTTTCGCCGCAGCCTGCAGCTGTCGCATGAGCCGCAGGCGTCTCCGGAGGGAGTGGGGTCATAACACGACCACGACAGCCCCCAATCGAGGCCAAGCCGATCGGCCTCACGCGCGATATCGGCCTTGCTCATGTGCTGGAGCGGAGCGTGGATGGTGAACGGACGCCCTTCGACGCCCTCCTTGGTGCCCAGTCGAGCGGTCTCGGCGAAGCTCGCGATGAATTCGGGGCGACAGTCCGGGTATCCCGAGTAATCGATCGCGTTGACGCCGATGAACACATCGTGCGCGCCGCTCGCTTCGGCGAAGGCGATGGTCAGCGCCAGGAACACTAGGTTGCGGGCAGGCACATAGGTTATCGGAATGTCGTCACCCACGCCCTGCTTGGGCACGGCAATATCGGCAGTCAGCGCCGAACCGCCGAACCGGCGCAGATCGAGCGGCAGGACCACATGGGCGTCCACGCCGAGCGCGGTAGCGATCGCCTCTGCTGACGACAGTTCGCGCCGGTGGCGCTGCCCGTAGTCGATCGTCAGAGCGTGGATGGCAAAGCCTTGCTCACGCGCAAGGCCGGCTGCCACCATCGAATCGAGCCCGCCCGACAGCAGGACCACCGCGTTCTTGTTGTGCAGGTTCATTCCGGGCCGCTAGTCGCAGCCGCACGGCTCTGCAACCGCTCAACGGCAGGCGCCGACCCTGCGCGCCTCGGCAGAAAACTGGAACGGCAGCCCATCGGCGATGCCCTGACTGTCGATCTGCACCAGGCTGGTTGTTTCCTGCCGCACGCTGGTGCGCCCGTAGCCATTCCCGCGGCAGGTGTATTGCACCGTCACCACTTTCGCGCCGTCTTCCACTACGAACCGGCTGCACCCGCTTTGCCCGTGCTGAAGCTGGATCAGTTCAAGCCCGGTGCGCACGCATACGCGGCGCGCCGGCGCGCCGTCCCGGAAACGAACTTCCCACTGCCCATCGTTAAGCGCGCTCAACATCGCCAGGGAAGGCGCTTGTGCAATCGCGGGCGTGATCAAGCCGCTGGCATAGACGATCCCCGCGGCGATCGCGGCGGATCGCAGACCGGTCACGGTCTTCAGTCGCATCGAAAAAACTCCATCATGCGCCCGAGAGTTTGCCGACTCGCGCAGTTCTATCACAGAACCGCATCTGCGTTAAGACGTTCCGCCGCATCGACGAACCGTTGGCCCTGCGCAGGCGCGAGATCGATCGGAAACGCGCGCGAGCAGAACGCGCAGTCCACCACGATGACCCCGTTCTCGTCTCGCATAGCTAGCTGCTCGTCCTCGGGAAAGCGCGAAAGGACGGCGCGATAGTGTTCAGTCGAACAGCGGCATCCGCGGGACACGCGTGCGCCCACCTCGACGCGCACCTGTTGCTCTTCATGGAACAACCGCCAGACAAGCGCCTCGAGCGACAGATTGCGGTCGATCAGTTCGTCGTGCCGGGTGCTGCCGGCGAGTACGGCGACGTGTTCCCACTCAGGATGGTCCAGCCGGACGTGCAGCCGCTCGCGCCCTTCCTCGCCCTCTGCCAGATGCTGCACCAGCAGGCCGCCAGCGACCGTGCCCGCAGTCCCCGCACGCACCGCGGTGCGAATCAGCGTCGGCAGTTGTTCGGACTGACTGAAGTAGCTTTCGACCGCTTCGCCCAGCGTCGCTCCTTCAAGCGGAACGATCCCCTGATACCGACCGCCGGCCTTAGGCAAATCGAAGGTAACCGCGAGATAGCCCTTCCCGAACAGGGCGGTGAGCGACGGGTTGGCGCCCAGTGCGTCCAGGCGTTCGGCATCGAAATCGACATAGCCGCGCAGGCTTCCACCCTGCCAGTCGCAGACGAGCAATCGCACAACGCCGCCGTCGGTCTGGGCCTGCATCGTCAGCTGGCCGCCGTCGCCGTCCTCGCCACCGTCCTTGAGCAGGCCTCCGACAAGCGTGGTGATCACCAGCGCTTCGGCCAGCAAGTGCGTGATCGCGGGTGGATAGGCGTGCGCGGACAGGATTTCCTGCAGCGCGCCATCGAGACGAACCGCCCGTCCGCGCGCGTGGCGCGACGGGATCGAGAAGCCGAGCAGCTGATCGGCGAACGTTTCCGGGGCTTCAGTCATCGCCGCCATATGGGGGCGGTCAGCCGCGGCGCAATCCGTAGCCCTACAGCTTGCCCGCACACCATAGCAGGACGGACTTCTGCGCGTGGATGCGGTTCTCGGCCTCGTCGAACACCACCGAAGCGGGTCCTTCGAACACGTCGGCCGACACTTCCTCGCCGACATGCGCGGGCAGGCAGTGGAGGAATCTCGCATCGGCCTTGGCGCTGGCCATCAGCGCGGAGTTGACCTGATACGGCGTCATCGCGGCAAGCTTGTCCGCCGCTGAAGCCTGCCCCATCGACACCCAAGTGTCGGTCACCACGACGTCAGCCCCGCGCGCGGCCTCGGCGGGATCGCGCGTGAGGGTGATCACCGCGCCTGCCGCGCGGGCCTGTTCGATGAACGCATTGTCCGGGTCGTAGCCTTCCGGCGTACCCACCCTGACGTTGAACCCGACCAGTCCCGCCGCCTCCAGTATCGAGTGCAGCACGTTGTTGCCGTCGCCCAGCCAGGCGAGCTCCAGACCGCCGAGTGGCTTGCCCTGCTCCTCGATGGTGAGAAGATCGGCCATGATCTGGCATGGGTGCGACCGGTCGGTGAGCCCGTTGATCACCGGCACGGAGGCGTGGCGGGCCAGCTCCTCGATCTTGGCATGGTCATCGGTGCGGATCATGATCGCATCGACCATCCGGCTCAACACCCGCGCAGTGTCCGCCAGCGACTCGCCGCGGCCGAGTTGGGTCGTGCCGGAATCGAGGATCAGCGCGCTGCCGCCCAGCTGGCGCATCGCCATGTCAAAACTGACGCGCGTGCGGGTGGAGTTCTTCTCGAAGATCATCGCCAGCACGTGACCGGCGAGCGGGGCATCGGCGTCAGCCCTGCCCTTCGCCCACCCTGCCCGGGCAGCCTTGCGCGCGTGCGCATCGGCCAGCATCGTTCCGATCGCATCCGCCCCGGCATCGCTTAGGTCGAGCAAGTGCCGCACGGTCATCAGGCGGCGGCTTGCGGCGGCTGATAGCTCGCCGCGCCAGCAGAGAGCTTCTCGAAGAATTCGTCGAACTCCTCTTCCCCTGCCACCAGCGGCGGGAGAATGCGCAGCGTGTTGTCGCCGGCCGCCACGGTCAGCAATTGGTGGCGATCGCGCAGGTGCATGTAGAACGGGCGGCTTTCGACCTTCATCCGCAGGCCGAGCATCAGCCCCCTGCCTCGCACGCAGTCGAACAGTTCGGGATAGTTGCCGATGAATTGTTCGAGCCGGCCGCGCAGCCGCTCCCCTTTCTCCCGTACCTCGGCGAGGAAAGCCTCGTCACCCACGACATCCAGCACCGCGTTGCCTGCCGCCATGGCCAGCGGATTGCCGCCATAGGTGGACCCGTGGCTGCCGATGACCATTCCGCGCGCGGCCTTCTCGGTCGCCAGGCACGCGCCCAGCGGGAAACCGCCGCCTATGCCCTTCGCGGTGGCAAGGATATCGGGTTCGATGCCATACTGCTCGTAGGCGTAGAGCGTGCCTGCACGGGCCACGCCGCACTGCACCTCGTCGAGGACCAGCATCAGATCGTTGTCGTCCGCCAGCTTGCGCAAGCCCTGCAGAAACGCGTTGGACGCTGGGCGGATGCCGCCCTCGCCCTGGATCGGTTCGACCAGGAACCCGGCGGTGTGCGGGCCCATCAAAGCCTTGGCGCTCTCCAGGTCGTCGAACTCGGCGTATTTGAACCCGGCGAGCAGCGGCAGGAAGCCCTTGTGCATCTTGTCCTGATTGGACGCGCTGATCGTCGCCATCGTGCGGCCATGGAACGCGTTCTTGAAGGTGATGAGTTCGTACTTGTCATCGTTGCCGACGTGCTGGTGATACGCGCGCGCGGTCTTGATCGCGCACTCGACCGCCTCGGCGCCTGAGTTGGTGAAGAACACCGTGTCGGCAAAGGTAAGGTCGACCAGCCGCTGCGCCAGCGCCTCGCCCTGCGGGCTGCCATAGAGGTTCGACACGTGCATCAGCGTTGCCGCCTGGCGCTGGATCGCGCCGATCAGACCTTCGTGGCTGTGGCCTAGCAGGTTGACCGCGATGCCGCTGGCGAAGTCGAGATAGCGGGTGCCGTCCTCGTCGATCAGGTGGCAGTGCTCGCCGCGCACGGGGCGCACACCGCTCCGGGGGTAAACGGGCATCAGCGGGGTGATCGACATCGCGTGGGCGTTCCTTCGATTGAGCAAGCGAAACGACAAATGGCGGCCCCGCCGCTGTGGTGGGGGCCGCCATTTGCACCGTTAGAGGTGGGCGCGATCCTGGTCAAACGACCAGGGGTCCGCCGACGATCAGCCCTGTACGGGCACCAGGTTGACCGCCGAGTGCTTGCCTCGTCGATCGACCTCGAGATCGAATTCGTACTTCTCGCCTTCGTTGAGGCCCGAGAGGCCCGAACGTTCGACCGCGCTGATGTGCACGAAGGCGTCCGGCTGGCCGTCGTCGCGCACCAGGAAGCCGAAGCCCTTCATCGAATTGAAGAACTTGACCGTGCCGGTCGCCTTTTCGCCGGTCAACTCGCGCCGCGGGGCACCTGCGCCCGCGCCGCCACCGAAACCGCCGCGATCGCCGCCCCGGTCGCCGCCACGGTCACCGCGGTCTTCGCGCGGCGGACCACGGTCCGTCACCGGAACGACATCGCCGACGATCTGGAGGTCCTGCGCGGAGATCTTGCCGCCGCGATCGACCAGGTTGAACGCCAATTCCTGGCCCTCGCCAAGACCGGCAAGCCCGGCCCGCTCGACTGCGCTGATGTGCACGAACACATCCTCGCCGCCGCCTTCCTGGGCCACGAAGCCGAAGCCTTTCTGGCTGTTGAAGAACTTTACGGTGCCCTTACCGGTGCCGACGACCTGCGGAGGCATCCGGTTGCCGCCGCCAAAGCCGCCACCACCGCCACCGCCGCCGCCGCCGCCGCCGAAGCTGCGACCACCGCCGCCACCGCCGCCGAAGCCGCCGCTGCGCTGGCCGCCGCCGAAGCCGCCGCGGTCTCCGCCGCCATAGCTGCTGCCACCGCCGCCGAAGCCGCCCCGATCACCGCCGCCGAAACCGCCCCGGTCTCCGCCGCCGAAATCACCGCCGCCACCGCCGCCGAACGGATCGAAGCTGTCTTCGCCAAACCCGTCGCGCTTGTCCTTGCCGCGGCGCCGCCCTTTATCATAACCCATGTCTTGAAACGTACCTTCGCCTGCCTCGCCGCCCGTTTCGCCTATACCCGGCAGGCGCGGACGGAGCGCGCCGGGCCGGATCGGGCGGCTACCAAGGCGGCCGACCTCCCCGTCGATCAAGCGGTCTGCATAGCGCAAGAGTCTCTCTCACGCGAACATTTTAACCGCGCGCCGCCCCGATGCCGCATAATTGTGTCAATTCGGCCAAACCGCGACGCTTGCGCAGAGCCCGGCCTGCCGCCATGAACCCAATCCATGGACCTGATGGCACTACTCTCCGACCCGGCCGCTTGGCTGGCCCTGCTGACCCTGATCGCGCTCGAAGTCGTGCTCGGGATCGACAACCTCATCTTCATCGCGATCCTGTCGAACAAGTTGCCGGAGCATCTGCAGTCCAAGGCGCGCCGGATCGGCCTGGCGCTGGCGCTGATCATGCGCATCGGGTTGCTGATGCTGATCGGCTGGCTGGTGACGCTCACCCAGCCACTGTTCGATCTGGGCCTGGTCGGCGCCGCGAACGAATACGGCGAGGCGACCTTCGAAACCGCGTTCTCCGGGCGCGACCTGATCCTCCTGGCGGGCGGACTGTTCCTGCTGTGGAAGGCGACCAAGGAAATCCACCACTCGATGGAGCCGGAAGACAACTCGGGCGACCTCCTCGACAAGACGCCGGGGATCGCCACGGCCGCCAAGGCGACGTTCGGTGCCGTAATCATCCAGATCATCGCCATCGACCTCGTGTTCTCGGTCGATTCGATCCTGACCGCCGTGGGCATGACGGACGAAGTGCCGATCATGGTGACCGCGGTGGTGATCACCGTCGCCATCATGATGGTCGCCGCCGACCCGCTCGCCCGGTTCATCGAACACAATCCGACCCTGGTCATGCTGGCGCTCGCGTTCCTGGTGATGATCGGTCTGGTGCTGATCGCCGACGGGTTCGGCTTCCACGTTCCCAAGGGGTACATCTACGCTGCCATGGGCTTCTCGGTCGGTGTCGAGATGCTCAATATATTTCAGCGGCGCCGGCGTGAGCGGAAGGCACGGGCATGAGCCAGTTCCGCCGCCTGTCCGACAAGATGCTCGCCAGCCCCCAGATCACCGTCGCCGATGTGGCCGCGGCCAAGGAACAGGGCGTGAAGCTGATCGTCAACAACCGCCCCGAAGGCGAAGGTGACGACCAGACGCCTGGTGCCGAGATCAAGGCTGCCGCGCTGACAGCCGGCATCGATTACCTGGAAATCCCGATCACTCACGCTGGCTTCAGCCATCCGCAGGTCGCGCAACTGGCCGAAGCCCTCGAGCGGGCAGACGGCACCGTACTGGGCTACTGCCGTTCAGGCACCCGCTCCACCTTGCTGTGGGCTCTGGCACGCGCGAGCCTTGGCGACGATCCCGGAACGCTGGCCGCGGCAGCCGCCGAAGCCGGCTATGACGTCTCCCCGGTGCGCCCCGCAATGGACGCTCTTGCCGCCCGGCGATGAGCGGCCAACTGCTGCAGTTCGGCGGCTCGCTGCTGGCGATCCTCGCACTCGCCTGGCTGGCGCACCGACTGGGCCTCGGCGGTGACACCCGCATCCGCGACGAGGCGCACTTGCGCGAACTCGCCGAGGAGGCGCTGTGCGGTTTCGATCCCGTCGAGATCGCGCTGGACCGGGCGGGAGTGGGCGGGCTCGCCCGCAACGCGCAAGGGCGCGTCATGCTGCTGCGGCGACACGGAGCACACTTTGCTTCGCGGTTGCTCGACAACCACCTCCACGTCCGGCTTGACCGCCATCTGCTTGAAGTCGGTACCGGCGAACGGCGCTTTGATCGCGTGATACTGGATCTCGGAGATCAGGCTCCGGCTTGGGCTGCGAGCCTGAGGCGGCTATAAGGGCGTTCTCATGCCCGACTTCTCACCCACCGAATATGCAGTGCCGGGCTTTGTCCTGCTGGTCGTGATCGAGATGATCTGGGCGCGGCGGCTGCGGCGAGAGGCGTACGAACCGCGCGATACCCTGACCAGCCTGGCGTTCGGACTGGGCAGCACGGTGGCAGGATTGCTGACCGGCGGCGCGTTTCTGGCGCTGTTCCTGTGGGCCTGGCAGTTCCGCCTGTTCGACATCGGCTGGCAGTGGTGGGCATGGCCGGTGTGCTTCGTGCTCGATGACCTGGCCTATTACTGGATCCACCGCGCGGGTCACCGCGTGCGGTGGTTCTGGGCGAGCCATGTGAACCATCATTCCAGCCAGCACTACAACCTGTCGACCGCGCTCCGGCAGACCTGGACCGGGTTCCTGACGCTTGGCTTCGCCTTCAAGCTGCCGCTGGTGCTGCTGGGCTTTCACCCCGGGATGATCGCGATCGTCGGGGGGTTCAACCTGATCTACCAGTTCTGGATCCATACCGAGGCGATCGGCCGGATGCCTCGCTGGTTCGAGGCGGTGATGAACACGCCGTCGCACCACCGGGTGCACCATGCGACCAACCCGCGTTATCTCGACCGCAACTATGCCGGCGTGTTCATCGTCTGGGACAAGCTGTTCGGCACTTTCGAGCCCGAAACCGATGACGAGCGCATCCGGTACGGCATCGTCCGGCAGCTCGGCAGCTTCAATCTGCTGAACGCCGTGTTTCACGAATGGATTGGCATCGTCCGCGATGTTCGCCGCGCGCCATGGCGGCACAAGCTCTCCTATCTGATCCGTGAACCAGGCTGGAGCCACGATGGGAGCCGCGAGACCAGCGGCATGATCCGCGCTCGGTGGGAATCCCGCCGCCGATCGGTTGCGCCCGAAAACCCGATTGCGGAACACCACGAGGCTGCTTAACCCTGGCGCTTGAGGGAGAGGGTGAATGCAGGAATTTGACGTCATCGTGATCGGCGGGGGCAGCGGCGGCAGCGCGGTTGCCGGACGGCTGGCCGAAAGCGGCAAGACCGTGTGCTTGCTGGAGGCTGGCGGTCGCAACAATTCGGTGCGCGTGAAGACGCCGGGGTTCATGCCGTTCATCCCGCAAGGATCGAACTACCGCTACGATACCGTGCCGCAAAAGGGGCTCAACGGGCGGACGGGCTACCAGCCGCGCGGGCGCGGGCTCGGCGGGTCGAGCGCGATCAACGCGATGCTCTATGTTCGCGGCAACGCGTGGGACTATGACAACTGGGCCGCGCAGGGATGCACCGGCTGGGCATACGATGACGTCCTGCCGTATTTCCGGCGTGCCGAAAAAAACGAACGCGGGGCCGATGCTTTCCACGGCGGGGACGGACCGCTTAGCGTGAGCGACCAGCACCATGTCAATGCGGGCAGCGTGGCCTTCGTCGAGGCTGCCACGCAACTGCAGCTGCCGCGCAATGACGATTTCAACGGGTCGAAGCAGGAAGGGTTCGGCCTTTACCAGGTGACGCAAAAGGACGGCGAACGCTGGTCGGCCGCCCGCGCCTATGTCGAGCCGCTGCGCAAGAACCGCAATCTGGATGTGCGCATCGGGGTGACGGTCAAGCGGCTCGAAATCGCCGACGGCCGGGTGACCGGCGCGACCTATCTGGTCGGAGACAAGGAGCGCACGATCCACGCACGGGGCGGAGTCGTGCTCTCTGCCGGCGCGTTCAACAGTCCGCAGATCCTGATGCTTTCCGGCATCGGCCCGGCTGCTCACCTGGCCGAACACGGCATCGAGGTACAGGCAGACCGCCCCGCGGTGGGCGGCAACCTGCAGGATCACATCGACTACGTGTCGAGCTGGGAAAGCCACGACCGCGGGTTCTTCGGCGACAGCCTCGAAGGCACCATCCGCATGGCCAAGGCGGTGTT is part of the Altererythrobacter sp. TH136 genome and harbors:
- a CDS encoding aspartate aminotransferase family protein, encoding MSITPLMPVYPRSGVRPVRGEHCHLIDEDGTRYLDFASGIAVNLLGHSHEGLIGAIQRQAATLMHVSNLYGSPQGEALAQRLVDLTFADTVFFTNSGAEAVECAIKTARAYHQHVGNDDKYELITFKNAFHGRTMATISASNQDKMHKGFLPLLAGFKYAEFDDLESAKALMGPHTAGFLVEPIQGEGGIRPASNAFLQGLRKLADDNDLMLVLDEVQCGVARAGTLYAYEQYGIEPDILATAKGIGGGFPLGACLATEKAARGMVIGSHGSTYGGNPLAMAAGNAVLDVVGDEAFLAEVREKGERLRGRLEQFIGNYPELFDCVRGRGLMLGLRMKVESRPFYMHLRDRHQLLTVAAGDNTLRILPPLVAGEEEFDEFFEKLSAGAASYQPPQAAA
- a CDS encoding TIGR01244 family sulfur transferase; its protein translation is MSQFRRLSDKMLASPQITVADVAAAKEQGVKLIVNNRPEGEGDDQTPGAEIKAAALTAGIDYLEIPITHAGFSHPQVAQLAEALERADGTVLGYCRSGTRSTLLWALARASLGDDPGTLAAAAAEAGYDVSPVRPAMDALAARR
- the queC gene encoding 7-cyano-7-deazaguanine synthase QueC, coding for MNLHNKNAVVLLSGGLDSMVAAGLAREQGFAIHALTIDYGQRHRRELSSAEAIATALGVDAHVVLPLDLRRFGGSALTADIAVPKQGVGDDIPITYVPARNLVFLALTIAFAEASGAHDVFIGVNAIDYSGYPDCRPEFIASFAETARLGTKEGVEGRPFTIHAPLQHMSKADIAREADRLGLDWGLSWSCYDPTPSGDACGSCDSCRLRRKGFADASLMDRVDYAGE
- a CDS encoding TerC family protein — its product is MDLMALLSDPAAWLALLTLIALEVVLGIDNLIFIAILSNKLPEHLQSKARRIGLALALIMRIGLLMLIGWLVTLTQPLFDLGLVGAANEYGEATFETAFSGRDLILLAGGLFLLWKATKEIHHSMEPEDNSGDLLDKTPGIATAAKATFGAVIIQIIAIDLVFSVDSILTAVGMTDEVPIMVTAVVITVAIMMVAADPLARFIEHNPTLVMLALAFLVMIGLVLIADGFGFHVPKGYIYAAMGFSVGVEMLNIFQRRRRERKARA
- a CDS encoding GMC family oxidoreductase N-terminal domain-containing protein; its protein translation is MQEFDVIVIGGGSGGSAVAGRLAESGKTVCLLEAGGRNNSVRVKTPGFMPFIPQGSNYRYDTVPQKGLNGRTGYQPRGRGLGGSSAINAMLYVRGNAWDYDNWAAQGCTGWAYDDVLPYFRRAEKNERGADAFHGGDGPLSVSDQHHVNAGSVAFVEAATQLQLPRNDDFNGSKQEGFGLYQVTQKDGERWSAARAYVEPLRKNRNLDVRIGVTVKRLEIADGRVTGATYLVGDKERTIHARGGVVLSAGAFNSPQILMLSGIGPAAHLAEHGIEVQADRPAVGGNLQDHIDYVSSWESHDRGFFGDSLEGTIRMAKAVFEHRRKRTGILTTPFAEAGGFWKVMPDAPAPDVQWHFVPAMLEDHGRTKVKGHGFSLHACVLRPESRGTVRLGSGDPRAAPAIDPNFLDSERDMEVLRAGVRLSHRIVEAPAMQAFKPRDRYPIDLNDDAALDTLIRNRADTVYHPVGTCRMGADDEAVVDPTLKARGIDGLWIADASIMPQLVSGNTNAPSIMIGERCADFVKTALAA
- a CDS encoding Hsp33 family molecular chaperone HslO, with the translated sequence MTEAPETFADQLLGFSIPSRHARGRAVRLDGALQEILSAHAYPPAITHLLAEALVITTLVGGLLKDGGEDGDGGQLTMQAQTDGGVVRLLVCDWQGGSLRGYVDFDAERLDALGANPSLTALFGKGYLAVTFDLPKAGGRYQGIVPLEGATLGEAVESYFSQSEQLPTLIRTAVRAGTAGTVAGGLLVQHLAEGEEGRERLHVRLDHPEWEHVAVLAGSTRHDELIDRNLSLEALVWRLFHEEQQVRVEVGARVSRGCRCSTEHYRAVLSRFPEDEQLAMRDENGVIVVDCAFCSRAFPIDLAPAQGQRFVDAAERLNADAVL
- a CDS encoding superoxide dismutase family protein — translated: MTTADGRPAGTVRVVATGSQVSLLAGATGISPGTHGIHLHTTGACRRPDFTSAGGHLNPLNRAHGSLAPGGQHVGDLPNIVVQAGGSGTLTADLAGTPDQVRAWLFDSDGTAVVIHADPDDYRTDPSGNSGGRIACGVVTPG
- a CDS encoding MFS transporter, whose protein sequence is MSEPNATAAVGADDSTVPAYSWYALGVLVLIYVLNFVDRQILSILANDIKVDLKVDDAFLGFLYGTAFAIFYALFGIPLGKLADSWHRVRLMSIGLALWSLMTAVSGFAKNAGVLTGARIGVGIGEATAGPSAYSLISDWFPARLRATALAIYSSGLYIGGGVSLLIGGLIVEGWNDAFPVGSRPFGLAGWQAAFIAVGLPGLLLAAWVLTLREPARGAIDGIPTPPHPAPFREFFDELVQIIPPFTLIGALRRGPAALALNLLAAAGFAVAAVLLTRWVYAGPGKIIPAVSDQWLFLGVGYYAVFSWASGQRARDLPTYRLTWGSPAFLATILGYGTVSFVSYAASFFAAPYGEVAFSIPKTQLGWLVGAPAAVAGLLGVVLGGRIADWLFVRNPAGRLYVVVFGLLSPVPAIWITFTTTSETVFYVTAALSQFFAASALGAAAATSQSLVLPRMRGVATATFFLATTLVGLALGPFLAGWVSASNGGNISLGVRSTLWAVPVGLACLIVAIRLVPAAASGMLARAGAAGENTISPA
- a CDS encoding cold-shock protein → MGYDKGRRRGKDKRDGFGEDSFDPFGGGGGGDFGGGDRGGFGGGDRGGFGGGGSSYGGGDRGGFGGGQRSGGFGGGGGGGRSFGGGGGGGGGGGGFGGGNRMPPQVVGTGKGTVKFFNSQKGFGFVAQEGGGEDVFVHISAVERAGLAGLGEGQELAFNLVDRGGKISAQDLQIVGDVVPVTDRGPPREDRGDRGGDRGGDRGGFGGGAGAGAPRRELTGEKATGTVKFFNSMKGFGFLVRDDGQPDAFVHISAVERSGLSGLNEGEKYEFDLEVDRRGKHSAVNLVPVQG
- the argF gene encoding ornithine carbamoyltransferase, which codes for MTVRHLLDLSDAGADAIGTMLADAHARKAARAGWAKGRADADAPLAGHVLAMIFEKNSTRTRVSFDMAMRQLGGSALILDSGTTQLGRGESLADTARVLSRMVDAIMIRTDDHAKIEELARHASVPVINGLTDRSHPCQIMADLLTIEEQGKPLGGLELAWLGDGNNVLHSILEAAGLVGFNVRVGTPEGYDPDNAFIEQARAAGAVITLTRDPAEAARGADVVVTDTWVSMGQASAADKLAAMTPYQVNSALMASAKADARFLHCLPAHVGEEVSADVFEGPASVVFDEAENRIHAQKSVLLWCAGKL
- a CDS encoding sterol desaturase family protein, whose product is MPDFSPTEYAVPGFVLLVVIEMIWARRLRREAYEPRDTLTSLAFGLGSTVAGLLTGGAFLALFLWAWQFRLFDIGWQWWAWPVCFVLDDLAYYWIHRAGHRVRWFWASHVNHHSSQHYNLSTALRQTWTGFLTLGFAFKLPLVLLGFHPGMIAIVGGFNLIYQFWIHTEAIGRMPRWFEAVMNTPSHHRVHHATNPRYLDRNYAGVFIVWDKLFGTFEPETDDERIRYGIVRQLGSFNLLNAVFHEWIGIVRDVRRAPWRHKLSYLIREPGWSHDGSRETSGMIRARWESRRRSVAPENPIAEHHEAA